A stretch of Roseofilum reptotaenium CS-1145 DNA encodes these proteins:
- a CDS encoding serine/threonine phosphatase, with protein sequence MDISPNAQVILPELAQIYRALESQLNEMDRHRVPSLQESWLEDENKTVTVIEDRSDWKKVVDLWREENMPSEQIIFMFHEMLDLWEQLEIVHCRQSLLELDNLLLDEDEILCLKCLYPDGNPEAITLKELGKLWQKLFQQSDMTQVGSLLTLFQDLKAEKMTAVDQLRDRLEDILAEEQGNPDLDLDSDPESLAPLYSEEELDQDKTQPIDYNDYNPAAFSPSAPTQFPSSTGAPFEDMPTVVLPMQLFSLDYAGATDKGMQRDHNEDSFLIHTQLERIEDKTGRTIHAKGLYILCDGMGGHAGGEEASMVGVNTLKEYFQTHWFDLPDSDSRLPSTECIREGILQANEAIYDINQSQSRTGSGRMGTTLVLVLIQDVHVAVAHVGDSRLYMFSRKQGLSVLTQDHDVAQREIKRGLEPELAFARPDAYQLTQALGPRHNDFVKPDIYCFELNQDSLLLLSSDGLTDNDLVEKHVGTHIEPLMSSRANLERGVSDLIDLANEHNGHDNITVVLVRAKVRPNLGGLSR encoded by the coding sequence ATGGATATCTCACCCAATGCACAAGTTATTCTTCCAGAACTCGCCCAGATTTATCGAGCGCTAGAATCACAACTCAATGAAATGGATCGCCATCGTGTCCCTTCCCTACAGGAATCTTGGCTGGAAGACGAAAACAAGACAGTTACAGTGATCGAGGACCGCTCAGACTGGAAAAAAGTGGTAGATCTGTGGCGGGAAGAAAACATGCCCTCAGAGCAAATTATCTTTATGTTCCATGAGATGCTCGATCTCTGGGAACAGCTCGAAATCGTCCATTGTCGCCAAAGCCTTCTAGAACTAGACAACCTTCTGCTCGATGAAGATGAAATTCTGTGCCTCAAATGCTTATATCCTGATGGCAACCCAGAAGCAATCACCCTTAAAGAGTTAGGTAAACTGTGGCAAAAACTCTTTCAACAATCAGATATGACCCAAGTGGGATCATTACTCACCCTCTTTCAAGACCTGAAAGCGGAAAAAATGACCGCCGTTGACCAACTCCGCGATCGCCTAGAAGACATTTTAGCTGAAGAACAAGGCAATCCAGACCTAGACCTAGACAGTGATCCCGAAAGCCTTGCCCCCCTCTATTCTGAAGAAGAACTCGATCAGGACAAAACCCAACCTATTGACTACAACGACTATAACCCTGCTGCATTTTCTCCATCTGCCCCTACCCAGTTTCCCAGTTCCACGGGTGCCCCCTTTGAAGATATGCCCACCGTGGTTTTACCGATGCAACTGTTTAGCCTCGATTATGCAGGAGCAACGGATAAGGGGATGCAACGAGACCACAATGAAGATAGTTTTCTGATTCATACCCAACTAGAACGCATTGAAGATAAAACTGGGCGTACCATTCATGCCAAAGGCTTGTATATTCTCTGTGACGGGATGGGTGGACATGCGGGTGGAGAAGAAGCCAGTATGGTTGGAGTGAACACCCTCAAAGAGTATTTTCAAACCCATTGGTTTGATTTACCCGATTCTGACTCTCGTTTACCTTCGACTGAATGTATTAGAGAAGGTATATTACAAGCCAATGAAGCCATCTATGACATTAATCAATCCCAAAGTCGTACCGGAAGTGGACGAATGGGGACTACCTTGGTTTTGGTTTTAATTCAAGACGTTCATGTGGCTGTTGCCCATGTGGGTGATAGTCGATTATATATGTTTAGTCGAAAACAGGGGTTAAGCGTACTGACTCAAGACCATGATGTTGCCCAACGGGAAATTAAGCGCGGATTAGAACCCGAATTAGCCTTTGCTCGTCCCGATGCCTATCAATTAACTCAAGCATTAGGTCCACGCCACAACGATTTTGTCAAACCGGATATTTATTGTTTTGAACTCAATCAAGATAGTCTATTGCTGTTAAGCTCCGATGGACTTACGGATAATGATTTAGTAGAAAAGCATGTGGGGACGCATATTGAACCTCTGATGAGTTCTCGTGCCAATCTGGAGCGGGGAGTGAGTGATTTAATCGATTTGGCTAACGAACATAATGGTCATGACAATATTACAGTGGTTCTAGTTCGGGCCAAGGTGCGCCCTAATTTAGGAGGATTAAGCCGTTAA